The following DNA comes from Xiphophorus hellerii strain 12219 chromosome 5, Xiphophorus_hellerii-4.1, whole genome shotgun sequence.
GCATTGCAGTACGATGATAAGCCGTACTGCACACACTGCTACATGAAGATGTTTGGCCCGAGATGTACACTTTCAGGTCACACTAAGAACACACATGGACCCAGTCGCGCACACATGATTTCTGACTCTTTCTCCCATGTTTGGATCGTTCCTCACAGGCAACAGGTGAAGGATGTCTCCACAGGACAGGCGATTGGTCTTCATCGCCCAAACCAGGAGGAAGCACAACTAGTAAATACTGACATCTAAGACGAGGCAGCTGAAAAGCCACAAAATGTAGAGGCTTTAATGATAAACAATGACGAGCGTACATCTAACTGTTGTTCTCGTTAGGAATTGAATATCTATGAATAAGGGGTGTTTACTTGAGTTTTATCATACTGATTGTAAATTTGAACAGGTTATTTTGCCTTACATTTTCAGAACTTTGTGactgtatttttttagtttttttgctgTATCTACAatgatatttttggttttttcaaTCACAAAGCAATAATGCTATTCAAAGTATTCATATATCCACAaaccttaatgtattttatttaggtttaaTGAGagacaccaacacaaagtagtgcataatggTAAAAGGTCAATATAAATTACACATTGTTTTTGAActctctaaaataaaaatgtggaaataaagtCCTATATGCAACACATTGCCTTCACAATTGTTTGTCTCCTTAACAATTAACAATACAGAGCCCACTTGTGTgtaatttgattcaggtgttcTGGGTAGACTTTGGAGGAAAACATCAGACAGGTCAGTGAGAAAGTTGAAGAGAATTTTAAAGTGGggtaaaagaaaatgcacaaGTTTACAAAAAGAGGATTATCCAATCCATTATctgcaaagtgaaaaaaaaacaagtacaaaACTAAGACTATACATGTTGGGCAAtgtttaattgattactaaacaTTGATTGGAGAAGCAACCAAGAGGCCCCAcgctaagaaaacaaaatgaagttcagttttctgtttgccAAATGATGCTCTGTTTGAAGGGGAACAAATTTGAACTTTTGGgaccaaatgaaaaaaaaaaacatgtacaagAAAGAACTGAAACCATGCCATCGCTACAATGAAACGCATGATTATTCATGTAAgggtgcttttcttcagcagagaaaCCAGAAACGATGAGAAGCTAGATGCATAGATGTAGGCTCATAAGTGAGTGGGGCGGAGGTTCACATTCAACTCTAAACATACATCCTGAGCAAcaataaaaagtgtttcataTCACTTGAAATCCACATGATATGGATTTCAAGTGATTTCAGGCGTAAGACTAAATTGGAGCAATTTAGTCTCACGCCTTACTAAAGTCAAccgagaatctgtggcaagattgATATTCACTCTCCCTCCAATCCAAAACTGGAAGAGGCACACACACAATTCTAAACATTGATGTTTGTAGTTGTAGcaatacaaaattaaattaaaaaaataaaaaatcttcaaGGGGtgtcaatacttttgcaagccaaCGTACATGCTGGCACCTATTTGGACATGCGGTACAGCGAGATTCACTCAGACACACTCTAATCACAGATAAAACCCATGCAGATGAAAAATGAGTGGAGCTGTAGGgctcttcctctctccctcaTCAGGCAGCCAAGGGGGAAAGAGAGAGGAGGATAGAAGCATGGGATGGATACGGGTGGTTGCTGTTGGCAGGGTAAACCACATCTTTTGCCAGCAGAATCTGCTGGAATGAGCGCTACAGGGGAGGGAAAGACAGGTCTCTCACGCTCTCACGCACACATGCATCGGGGCAGTCGTGTTCTCACTGCTGCGGGGGCTTGTCACCCAGTGGTGGCTGAGGTGCATATAGCTTTGAAACACTATCCCTTCTCGAGAAAGGGAAAGGTGTGCTGGTGTCCTCTCCTGTCAGGGGACATATTTCCATTACTCACCCATGCAGGAGAAAGGGATATTTTACTGAAGAAGGCATAAACGATTGAATGTGAATAAAGTAATAAGATTAGACcttcagaaacaataaaaaaaaaagctaccagtcatgttttattactgtCCATCTCCCTCTTCAATCCCCGTCTTTTCTCCCCTTGTCTCCTTCACCTCCAAGCCCCCTACCTTGATCATTTGGCTGCTGTGTTACCAGCTGGCTGGTTGCTTATTTGCATGAGTTTCAGCTAGCCTgcctcattaaaaaaagacaagcacTTGGTGAAAAGGCTGAGTTTCAGTCCTGACCCACACATTAGTTTGGTTTAAAGAAGCCAGGACATCTTCTAGTCTTTTAGAATACTCCAGAACAGTAGTTCTCCAGACTTTTGTCTATACTTTCAAAAGTTTACGTGGTCTATGAAACCTTTTGGTTTCAAATGGCCCATAAGGGATGAGCAAGTTCTGTAAGTATGCACAAAAGAGATATCAGTACCAAAAAATAcctatttagttttaattttcacCTAAAGTCAACTCGTTATAAGAGTTTGTCCCACACCAACACAAGTGGCCACCCGTTTTAGTTcttgaaatgtcaaaatatgACAGCTTAAAACAATATGGCTAATCATAAAAATCAGATCAGATAAGCCAATATTTTGCTTTACAATACAATATATCCATGGAAGCATTTAGGAAATTAGACAAATGGAACTTTGAGAGGAGCATCAGACCTGAAGGGGTGTGAaaatacaaatgacaaaaagttcaagtggtataaatacttttgcaaagtgcTGCACATATTCAAGTTTTGTTGGTGTTTATGCTTATATGATTCATGGATTACAGCTAGGTGGCGTATCCATCAATAAGGTATCTAAAAATAGTCAGAGAATGGATTTAAATTAAAGACCCTGTTATAATATGGAGCTAGTGAGAAAGACCCAATGGTAGAATCAGTCGCAGTGTCCATATGTTCTTGAAGCTCATGCTAGCCAAACattgaaaaacattgaaaaacatGATTGCCTagataatgaaaacaaaaaacctacAAACAAACCGTAGGGTTTTATGTATGGTTTGACTTGTGTATCAACGTCGACATCTACTGGTCAACAATGTAACTCGCTTTCAGTGAGCTTGCTTTGCCAATGACACAAATATGGTAAGCCATTTGTGCCCATATTTCGTATCCTGACAATCGCCGCCGTTTTGATCAAATTGTTTCGTTCACATGTAGGGATTTTTAACACAAGCATGTGATAATCAAGGATGACTGTGCCAGTGTTATGGGCATTTAGCTTAGTAGCGGAGTTTCTACTAGAAAAGAAGAACTACTTTGTCAAAAAGATTAACTAGTACTTGTCTTTCCCATGTTGCACAGTATTGAATTAGACCGAACAAACGTAAACTTTGTAAAAACTAgttgaataattttacaaacaacTTGCTATAATCTCGAGAAACTTCAGAATTGAGTTAAGCTATTTTTACACTTGGGATTCTTATAAAGTGAAAAGATAATAAACAGATTCATCGTGTCAATAGATACCTCGAGTTCTGATGTTCTAAATAGCACCTGAAGGCATCGCCAACCTACGGCCATACTGCACATGCGCAAAGAGGTaacaaggaaggaaaggaaaaggCTTGACGACGGATTATGTTGGCACACTGGTGAGCGAAAGCAGCTGTTATCAAGTGAAAACGTTTAGGGTAACGTCCTCATCCAAACATGTAATTCGTTTTAAAATGAACGATTAATAATTCGAAGAGAAGAAACGGTGACCAATCCTTCAATTAACTGTAAAATTCTACAAAGAAGGAGCGAAAAATGATGTCAGAGTGCGATCTTACAGAGACAGAAAGCGGCTTGCCTGTGCTGGATACCGGGGCGGTAGCAGCAGTGCCCGAACTGGACTCTAACTTTCACTCCACGGGACCCTTGAAGGTATCATTTGACAACAGCCGGATAGGACTGGGATTTGCGGCCAATCCCGGAGTCGCGGTCCGTATCTCGGACTCTCGTGAGAGCGTCTTGACCGAGCTCGAGACGGACGGCTCCGGCGAAGAGGCTCTGTTGTTACCCTGCTTAGCAGGAAGCTCGACGTCTCCGAAGGGCGGCCGAGACAAGAGGAGCAGGCGGAACAGACACAGCTCATCGTCGGATAAAGACACGTTGGCTTCCCCAGGTAATTATTTAGATTAACGGACTTAAACGTGTAGTTCCCACACGCTATGGAGAGCTAGAAATGTCGTCCTCACTCCGTGTCATGTGGTTGTTCTTTACCCATAGGAAAgtgccactttttaaaaaaaagagttaacaGTGAATGCAACGTGGGCAAATCGATGTAATGTTATGCAGTCGCTCAGGAATATTGATCTAATATCCTGCCGAGCCCTTCCACGGGATTTTAAAGGCCCGAGAGAGGAAATGTAAACTTTACGCCACATGTAATGCTGTTTTAGGCATTTCCATTGTTGTTACGTGTAGTCAAGacattgttttaataaagtttctaaactttattaaaactgtccTCTTGACTTCACGGACTATTTGGCTCATTGTAAATCCTTTGGGAGCTGATTATAATTACGTTGCACCTTTGAACTGATCTTTTCCGTCATACATTCCATTAACTGTGTTATTAACCTGTAAATGATGTCACCCTAAAGATTATCTTTGCTTACTTATGTAACGTTTTGTGGGAGCTTTATATTTATACCAGAACACATTGTGTGAGCAGATtggttgtaaaaaataaaataaaataaaaatctgcaattctacaaaattaaaatactacatggcaaaaaaaaaacatttcatgttgttctcatggtttaaaaaaaacattttgatgagttGTCAAAAAAATTGCTGGAGTGACCATAGATTTATCTGGCTGATTGGTGCATAGAGTTAACAAACTGTGCCCCTCTCCCACCTGTTGCTGAAGGAAACGTGTGTTCCCTTCTCTACACATAAAGCTGTTTCTAtgtcaaaaacataaacagtcaGGATGTGGAAAGTGAAGGAACATCCCCCCTGTCTAGGAAACACTATGCTTGTGAAATGGAATggtaaaacataatattttgcaaaataaacacatacaAATACTAAATTTATTCAGCGTTCTGGCCCCCACCTCTCTGTTAGCTTTAGCATATTAGCTAGTATGCATAGATATTCATCAGGTGTGGACAATTTAGATGAGTCCCTCAAACTGTCCAAATATCATTTTGCCGTGCAGAATATGAATGAAATACTTCAAGAATAATCGTCTACCAAACAGTTCATCCAGGCAGTTCTTTGCAAATACAATGTTTCAAAGACGACTGCAACCTGAAGCCTGGTGCGGCTCTACTTGGGGTCTATTCTGTATTTTTGCTTAGGTCTATATGTGGAaagcaaaattacaaagttagaACTACAGACGCACTAATTAGAGATTTTATAAACAGCTACTTCTATTTTAGAGAAACATATCTTTATTTCTACTTAATTGAATTAGTTTAACAGTGCAATGTTTCAAATAGATTATAGCTTGTTTTGGCCAATCCAATGTCCAGCTTTCTTCACCTGTCGAATCCAATTTTGTTTCAAGGTCTGTTGCTcattaaatagtaaaaatg
Coding sequences within:
- the LOC116720063 gene encoding cysteine-rich protein 2 isoform X1, yielding MVGYCPICGKPVYFGEKKRSLGRDYHPLCLKCQRCNRQLTAGQHAEYDDKPYCTHCYMKMFGPRCTLSGHTKNTHGPSRAHMISDSFSHVWIVPHRQQVKDVSTGQAIGLHRPNQEEAQLVNTDI